One genomic region from Bombus terrestris chromosome 15, iyBomTerr1.2, whole genome shotgun sequence encodes:
- the LOC100651301 gene encoding serine-rich adhesin for platelets isoform X1 produces MGAWMSWLILLQLSSVFVHGYDNVGFDGWYQPVPHRPVDIITDVINDLGVRILQQYTAHGNVAFSPTGVGFILAALYEGSAGRGRQQIADALGLPRDRDITRIGFRDIHRRLRTYLNADGFLGGLTLNHENTKLRPEYEDILRFYGFDLSIPEEETNETETTSVPETTSAMTEQSTTEARTLVPDETTTPSTTIRTMQSSEITSDIPMSTTPMVELIGMTLSTIDEQDRLTQTISDSSVLTGATVATTLPSLVTTLSTEAMTTSTSTLLSSITTSSETSTTVISTTTTTAATTTTSEIPQTTVTNSAQPITTVTSTPSIQSPNADGTSSTPSTLTSTVAIISTPSSTSAVTFSTSMETNLESTIISAIGQTTVSTDQATESVMTTEPITESTTALTGSTPSSTSTTTGTTVIALSAETSETSAANVTEASTSSTIPTQANEASSTNGPPADENTVSTGSNNQSIPNEMGSTDLPVTTTSETGSTGQLTTESSSTMMNRRKRSDRSPRGFFSSYPDEGIWMQDLGIWKPYSTTLNEASVRDSTEISFLVNGCDVSSVTASRYFAVLPFAYFPSLHAVALEFPLDDPRYNILLMMATDRRDTYRLARDLGGKSLRLLRKQLQATWVRATIPSFMLRGFVTLTSFLQRLGILDVFEPRTADLSPMTPDLGVYARDVQQSIGVNIRNYMKPDRTHSRESTYRPTDPPLIVPLRRDYYRYYHPGNGLFERAGPVPFTVVHPFLYFIVDAETSVALIAGRVNDPLNSRIL; encoded by the exons ATGGGCGCCTGGATGTCCTGGCTGATCCTGTTGCAGC TGTCGTCCGTGTTTGTCCACGGCTACGACAACGTGGGATTCGACGGCTGGTATCAACCGGTTCCGCATCGGCCGGTCGACATCATCACGGACGTTATTAACGACCTAGGCGTGCGGATTCTGCAACAGTACACGGCCCACGGGAACGTTGCATTCTCGCCGACGGGGGTTGGCTTCATCCTGGCAGCACTTTACGAGGGCTCTGCTGGCAGAGGAAGACAGCAGATCGCGGATGCTCTTGGTCTACCGCGAGATCGAGACATCACCAGGATCGGTTTTCGCGATATCCATCGTAGATTGAGG ACGTATTTGAACGCCGATGGATTCCTCGGGGGTCTAACGCTCAATCACGAGAACACGAAACTGAGGCCAGAGTACGAAGACATCCTTAGGTTCTACGGATTCGATCTGTCTATCCCTGAAGAGGAGACCAACGAAACCGAAACTACTTCTGTACCAGAAACAACTAGTGCGATGACTGAACAATCGACGACCGAAGCAAGAACGTTGGTTCCTGACGAAACTACCACGCCAAGTACAACAATAAGAACTATGCAGAGTTCTGAGATCACTAGCGATATACCAATGTCCACTACTCCCATGGTTGAACTTATTGGAATGACCTTAAGCACCATAGACGAGCAAGATAGATTGACACAAACTATTTCTGATAGCTCTGTTTTAACGGGCGCTACAGTAGCTACTACTCTGCCTAGTTTAGTTACAACTTTATCTACCGAGGCAATGACTACATCTACGAGTACCTTGCTTAGTTCAATTACAACTTCATCTGAAACTTCTACCACTGTTAtttctactactactactactgcagCTACTACAACAACTTCTGAAATACCGCAGACAACCGTTACAAATTCTGCTCAACCTATAACGACGGTCACTTCCACACCAAGTATTCAATCGCCAAATGCTGATGGAACATCAAGTACGCCATCGACTTTGACGAGTACCGTTGCGATTATATCTACTCCAAGTTCAACTTCGGCCGTAACATTTTCAACATCAATGGAAACAAATTTAGAATCGACGATTATATCTGCTATTGGACAGACGACCGTTTCCACTGATCAGGCCACCGAATCTGTGATGACGACGGAACCCATCACGGAGTCAACGACCGCGTTAACAGGCTCTACGCCAAGTTCTACGTCAACAACTACCGGAACTACTGTCATCGCGTTATCCGCAGAAACTTCAGAAACGTCAGCAGCCAATGTGACAGAAGCTTCAACGAGTTCGACGATCCCAACTCAGGCGAACGAGGCGTCGTCCACGAATGGACCACCTGCTGATGAGAATACCGTTTCAACGGGCTCGAACAATCAGTCTATCCCGAACGAGATGGGATCTACCGATTTGCCAGTCACGACCACAAGTGAAACCGGGTCGACTGGGCAGCTGACCACTGAATCCTCGAGCACGATGATGAATCGAAGGAAACGTAGCGACAGGAGCCCCAGGGGATTCTTCTCTAGCTATCCAG ACGAAGGAATTTGGATGCAGGACCTAGGAATCTGGAAGCCTTATTCCACGACCTTGAACGAGGCATCCGTCAGAGACTCGACGGAGATATCGTTCCTAGTAAACGGCTGCGATGTCTCCTCCGTTACGGCTTCCAGATACTTCGCAGTTCTACCTTTTGCCTATTTTCCATCGCTGCATGCAGTTGCCCTTGAGTTTCCTCTTGAT GACCCAAGGTACAATATCCTGCTAATGATGGCGACAGACAGAAGGGATACGTATCGTTTGGCGAGAGATCTTGGCGGGAAATCGTTGAGACTATTGCGGAAGCAGTTACAGGCTACTTGGGTCAGGGCCACCATCCCGTCCTTCATGTTGCGCGGTTTTGTCACATTAACGTCTTTCCTGCAAAGG TTGGGAATTCTGGACGTGTTCGAGCCTAGAACCGCCGACCTCTCACCAATGACACCAGATCTTGGTGTGTACGCCAGAGACGTGCAACAGAGTATCGGGGTGAACATCAGAAACTATATGAAACCTGACAGAACCCACTCTCGTGAGTCGACTTATCGTCCTACCGATCCTCCATTGATCGTTCCACTGCGTCGGGACTATTATCGATACTATCATCCAG GAAATGGATTATTCGAGAGGGCAGGGCCAGTGCCATTTACAGTTGTCCATCCGTTCCTCTACTTCATCGTCGACGCAGAGACTTCGGTAGCTTTGATTGCTGGCCGGGTTAACGATCCGCTCAATTCGCGAATTTTGTAA
- the LOC100651301 gene encoding serine-rich adhesin for platelets isoform X2: MGAWMSWLILLQLSSVFVHGYDNVGFDGWYQPVPHRPVDIITDVINDLGVRILQQYTAHGNVAFSPTGVGFILAALYEGSAGRGRQQIADALGLPRDRDITRIGFRDIHRRLRTYLNADGFLGGLTLNHENTKLRPEYEDILRFYGFDLSIPEEETNETETTSVPETTSAMTEQSTTEARTLVPDETTTPSTTIRTMQSSEITSDIPMSTTPMVELIGMTLSTIDEQDRLTQTISDSSVLTGATVATTLPSLVTTLSTEAMTTSTSTLLSSITTSSETSTTVISTTTTTAATTTTSEIPQTTVTNSAQPITTVTSTPSIQSPNADGTSSTPSTLTSTVAIISTPSSTSAVTFSTSMETNLESTIISAIGQTTVSTDQATESVMTTEPITESTTALTGSTPSSTSTTTGTTVIALSAETSETSAANVTEASTSSTIPTQANEASSTNGPPADENTVSTGSNNQSIPNEMGSTDLPVTTTSETGSTGQLTTESSSTMMNRRKRSDRSPRGFFSSYPDEGIWMQDLGIWKPYSTTLNEASVRDSTEISFLVNGCDVSSVTASRYFAVLPFAYFPSLHAVALEFPLDDPRYNILLMMATDRRDTYRLARDLGGKSLRLLRKQLQATWVRATIPSFMLRGFVTLTSFLQRLGILDVFEPRTADLSPMTPDLGVYARDVQQSIGVNIRNYMKPDRTHSRNGLFERAGPVPFTVVHPFLYFIVDAETSVALIAGRVNDPLNSRIL; the protein is encoded by the exons ATGGGCGCCTGGATGTCCTGGCTGATCCTGTTGCAGC TGTCGTCCGTGTTTGTCCACGGCTACGACAACGTGGGATTCGACGGCTGGTATCAACCGGTTCCGCATCGGCCGGTCGACATCATCACGGACGTTATTAACGACCTAGGCGTGCGGATTCTGCAACAGTACACGGCCCACGGGAACGTTGCATTCTCGCCGACGGGGGTTGGCTTCATCCTGGCAGCACTTTACGAGGGCTCTGCTGGCAGAGGAAGACAGCAGATCGCGGATGCTCTTGGTCTACCGCGAGATCGAGACATCACCAGGATCGGTTTTCGCGATATCCATCGTAGATTGAGG ACGTATTTGAACGCCGATGGATTCCTCGGGGGTCTAACGCTCAATCACGAGAACACGAAACTGAGGCCAGAGTACGAAGACATCCTTAGGTTCTACGGATTCGATCTGTCTATCCCTGAAGAGGAGACCAACGAAACCGAAACTACTTCTGTACCAGAAACAACTAGTGCGATGACTGAACAATCGACGACCGAAGCAAGAACGTTGGTTCCTGACGAAACTACCACGCCAAGTACAACAATAAGAACTATGCAGAGTTCTGAGATCACTAGCGATATACCAATGTCCACTACTCCCATGGTTGAACTTATTGGAATGACCTTAAGCACCATAGACGAGCAAGATAGATTGACACAAACTATTTCTGATAGCTCTGTTTTAACGGGCGCTACAGTAGCTACTACTCTGCCTAGTTTAGTTACAACTTTATCTACCGAGGCAATGACTACATCTACGAGTACCTTGCTTAGTTCAATTACAACTTCATCTGAAACTTCTACCACTGTTAtttctactactactactactgcagCTACTACAACAACTTCTGAAATACCGCAGACAACCGTTACAAATTCTGCTCAACCTATAACGACGGTCACTTCCACACCAAGTATTCAATCGCCAAATGCTGATGGAACATCAAGTACGCCATCGACTTTGACGAGTACCGTTGCGATTATATCTACTCCAAGTTCAACTTCGGCCGTAACATTTTCAACATCAATGGAAACAAATTTAGAATCGACGATTATATCTGCTATTGGACAGACGACCGTTTCCACTGATCAGGCCACCGAATCTGTGATGACGACGGAACCCATCACGGAGTCAACGACCGCGTTAACAGGCTCTACGCCAAGTTCTACGTCAACAACTACCGGAACTACTGTCATCGCGTTATCCGCAGAAACTTCAGAAACGTCAGCAGCCAATGTGACAGAAGCTTCAACGAGTTCGACGATCCCAACTCAGGCGAACGAGGCGTCGTCCACGAATGGACCACCTGCTGATGAGAATACCGTTTCAACGGGCTCGAACAATCAGTCTATCCCGAACGAGATGGGATCTACCGATTTGCCAGTCACGACCACAAGTGAAACCGGGTCGACTGGGCAGCTGACCACTGAATCCTCGAGCACGATGATGAATCGAAGGAAACGTAGCGACAGGAGCCCCAGGGGATTCTTCTCTAGCTATCCAG ACGAAGGAATTTGGATGCAGGACCTAGGAATCTGGAAGCCTTATTCCACGACCTTGAACGAGGCATCCGTCAGAGACTCGACGGAGATATCGTTCCTAGTAAACGGCTGCGATGTCTCCTCCGTTACGGCTTCCAGATACTTCGCAGTTCTACCTTTTGCCTATTTTCCATCGCTGCATGCAGTTGCCCTTGAGTTTCCTCTTGAT GACCCAAGGTACAATATCCTGCTAATGATGGCGACAGACAGAAGGGATACGTATCGTTTGGCGAGAGATCTTGGCGGGAAATCGTTGAGACTATTGCGGAAGCAGTTACAGGCTACTTGGGTCAGGGCCACCATCCCGTCCTTCATGTTGCGCGGTTTTGTCACATTAACGTCTTTCCTGCAAAGG TTGGGAATTCTGGACGTGTTCGAGCCTAGAACCGCCGACCTCTCACCAATGACACCAGATCTTGGTGTGTACGCCAGAGACGTGCAACAGAGTATCGGGGTGAACATCAGAAACTATATGAAACCTGACAGAACCCACTCTC GAAATGGATTATTCGAGAGGGCAGGGCCAGTGCCATTTACAGTTGTCCATCCGTTCCTCTACTTCATCGTCGACGCAGAGACTTCGGTAGCTTTGATTGCTGGCCGGGTTAACGATCCGCTCAATTCGCGAATTTTGTAA